A stretch of Toxoplasma gondii ME49 chromosome V, whole genome shotgun sequence DNA encodes these proteins:
- a CDS encoding cleavage and polyadenylation specifity factor protein (encoded by transcript TGME49_285200), whose amino-acid sequence MESSPPPFEGVPSANPQNSTPEEPQKSTDPPTCPKPSHHASSASCASSASSASSLRTCVLSSGLPDPANLPPLLPLTTSPLSAGVSGSPATVHIDASSKRRRLFLGEDWVEITPLGAGCEVGRSCVIARYKGLTVMFDCGVHPAYSGLGALPIFDAVDMTSVDVCLVTHFHLDHCGALPYLVTKTAFRGRVFMTEPTRVISKLVWLDYARMSAFSQGSRDNQGAAAAQAAAGSQAEKAGGAFLYDEDDVDATVRMVECLDFHQQVEVGGIKVSCFGAGHVLGACMFLIEIGGVRMLYTGDFSRESDRHVPIAEVPPVDVQLLICESTYGIHVHDDRQLRERRFLKAVVDIVNRGGKCLLPVFALGRAQELLLILEEYWTAHPEIRHVPILFLSPLSSKCAVVFDAFVDMCGEAVRSRALRGENPFAFRFVKNVKSVEAARVYIHHDGPAVVMAAPGMLQSGASREIFEAWAPDAKNGVILTGYSVKGTLADELKREPETIQLPDRVLRRRCSFEMISFSAHSDYQQTQEFIGKLKVPNVVLVHGERGEMRRLKEKLEEERPALSVFTPEILQKVSLQFTPSRCVVAAGKLADDIQRLAERSDAVSTADRESAGGYVKAQSAQRCGEEDDGEEKKGNERETTSFSSDASRSQGQAAVTGESGEGRALEIVEKGSDQGVETVQTVEGVVVVQEGQQPLLLYPEDLTTNGRIPVTQLRQKLRLPFIRPLGTLRQALLQIFEDIEDDEVGTSAGRGKWEDDAVRDESEKEKNRVHAARSTQLDAGSGGSETFDRGSECVKTTDREKRGRDEEEAGSCASLRGDATVYKKQEVESDACAELALEERHTGLEDAGFVVGNAVRVYRHPDHRGEVVVEWLAGPTADLIADSVSFLAVDLMRSLPSTAEEMVFASRETQSEAVIVDVLVSHLERQFGPVQVLLSSSVDEGESTEAAAHMGGHTVKSEEEIDDARSSANAEKPDALQLQRAQEEGNVLLRFSVRDSGGASGTAGNAKDANSEKEKNDTELRKKLEETYPDNLIPVEIDMASRTVRCRNQELRQKIHAMVRRIESALLPLPLS is encoded by the exons ATGGAGTCTTCCCCACCACCTTTCGAGGGCGTTCCCAGCGCCAATCCTCAAAATTCTACCCCTGAAGAGCCCCAGAAAAGCACAGACCCTCCAACGTGCCCGAAACCCAGCCACCAtgcctcttccgcctcctgtgcctcttcggcgtcgtctgcttcttcgctgcgaACCTGtgtcctttcttctggacTTCCAGATCCGGCAAACCTTCCTCCGCTTTTGCCTCTCACTACCTCTCCATTGTCTGCCGGAGTGTCCGGCTCTCCAGCCACCGTACACATCGACGCGTCTTCTAAGCGGCGGCGGCTGTTCCTCGGCGAGGACTGGGTCGAGATCACGCCGCTCGGCGCCGGCTGCGAGGTAGGTCGCTCGTGCGTCATCGCTCGGTACAAGGGCCTCACCGTGATGTTTGACTGCGGGGTCCACCCCGCCTACAGCGGGTTGGGGGCGTTGCCGATTTTTGACGCGGTGGACATGACCAGCGTGGACGTCTGTCTTGTCACACACTTCCACCTAGACCACTGCGGAGCTTTGCCTTACCTTGTGACGAAGACAGCATTTCGCGGCCGTGTCTTCATGACAGAACCAACTCGAGTGATTTCCAAGCTCGTCTGGCTGGACTACGCGCGCATGAGCGCTTTCTCCCAAGGGTCACGGGACAACCAgggtgctgctgctgctcagGCGGCCGCGGGCAGCCAGGCGGAGAAGGCCGGCGGGGCATTTTTGTACGATGAAGACGACGTGGACGCGACGGTTCGGATGGTCGAGTGTCTCGACTTTCACCAGCAAGTTGAGGTGGGTGGGATCAAGGTCTCCTGCTTCGGCGCGGGCCACGTcctcggtgcatgcatgtttctCATTGAGATCGGCGGTGTCCGCATGCTGTACACGGGCGACTTCAGTCGtgagagcgacagacacgTGCCGATTGCGGAGGTGCCTCCCGTCGACGTCCAACTCCTGATCTGTGAAAGCACTTACGGAATCCATGTGCACGATGACCGGCAGCTCCGCGAGCGCCGGTTCCTCAAAGCCGTCGTAGATATCGTGAATCGCGGTGGGAAGTGTCTGCTGCCGGTCTTCGCGCTCGGTCGCGCCCAAGAGCTTCTCCTCATCCTCGAGGAATACTGGACTGCGCATCCGGAAATCCGCCACGTCCCcatcctcttcctctcgccgctgTCCAGCAAGTGCGCCGTCGTTTTCGACGCCTTCGTGGACATGTGCGGCGAGGCGGTACGCAGCCGCGCGCTTCGGGGCGAGAACCCGTTTGCGTTCCGGTTCGTGAAGAACGTAAAGAGCGTGGAGGCCGCTCGCGTGTACATCCACCACGACGGCCCCGCGGTCGTCATGGCAGCGCCGGGCATGCTACAGAGTGGCGCCAGTCGGGAGATCTTCGAGGCCTGGGCGCCGGATGCGAAGAACGGTGTGATTCTGACTGGGTACTCGGTGAAGGGGACACTGGCAGACGAGCTGAAGCGAGAACCCGAGACGATTCAACTTCCAGACCGCGTGCTGCGGCGCAGGTGCTCCTTCGAGATGATCTCCTTCAGCGCCCACTCCGACTACCAGCAGACACAAGAGTTCATTGGGAAGCTGAAGGTCCCGAATGTCGTCCTCGTTCACGGAGAGCGCGGAGAAATGCGCAGACTgaaggagaaactcgaggaagagcgaccCGCGTTGTCTGTCTTCACGCCGGAAATCTTGCAGAAAGTCAGTCTGCAGTTCACCCCGTCTAGATGCGTGGTTGCAGCGGGAAAACTCGCAGACGACATCCAAAGACTCGCcgaaagaagcgacgcggTGAGCACCGCAGACCGGGAGAGCGCGGGCGGATACGTGAAGGCCCAGAGTGCACAGAGGTgcggtgaagaagacgacggcgaagagaagaaaggaaatgaAAGGGAAACGACGAGCTTTTCCTCAGACGCCTCTCGAAGTCAAGGGCAAGCCGCTGTTAcaggagaaagcggagaaggGAGGGCTCTGGAAATTGTGGAAAAAGGGTCTGATCAAGGAGTTGAAACTGTGCAAACAGTCGAAGGTGTAGTCGTGGTCCAGGAAGGGCAGCAGCCGCTTCTGCTGTATCCGGAAGACCTGACGACCAACGGGCGAATTCCTGTGACTCAACTGAGACAGAAACTCCGCCTTCCTTTTATAAGGCCTCTCGGGACGCTCCGTCAGGCGCTTTTGCAGATCTTTGAGGACatcgaagacgacgaggtgGGGACTTCTGCAGGACGAGGAAAGTGGGAAGATGACGCTGTGCGGGACGAatcagaaaaagagaagaaccggGTTCATGCAGCGAGATCTACACAGCTGGATGCCGGGAGTGGTGGCTCCGAGACTTTTGACCGCGGAAGCGAATGCGTGAAGACGACAGAcagggaaaaaagaggaagagacgaagaagaagcagggagTTGTGCTTCTTTGCGTGGAGATGCAACTGTGTACAAAAAGCAGGAGGTGGAGTccgatgcatgcgccgagCTTGCGTTAGAGGAAAGGCACACGGGGCTCGAGGACGCCGGTTTTGTGGTAGGCAACGCCgttcgggtgtacagacacccggaTCACCGTGGGGAGGTCGTAGTGGAGTGGCTCGCAGGACCGACAGCGGATTTGATTGCTGATTCGGTCAGTTTCCTCGCCGTCGACCTCATGCGTTCTTTGCCGAGCACAGCTGAGGAAATGGTTTTTGCTTCTcgcgaaacgcagagcgAAGCCGTCATCGTCGATGTGCTTGTCTCTCACCTGGAACGACAATTCGGCCCTGTCcaagttcttctctcgtcgtctgtcgATGAGGGTGAAAGTACAGAGGCTGCAGCGCACATGGGAGGACACACAGTCAAGTCTGAGGAAGAGATCGACGACGCACGCTCCTCagcaaacgcagaaaagcCGGACGCGTTGCAACTGCAAAGAGCGCAAGAGGAAGGCAATGtgcttctccgcttctctgtgaGAGACTCGGGAGGCGCCTCGGGCACTGCTGGAAATGCCAAGGACGCGAACagtgaaaaggagaagaacgacacGGAACTCAGAAAAAAACTCGAGGAAACATATCCTGACAACCTCATTCCCGTCGAAATCGATATGGCCAGCAGAACT GTCCGTTGCCGAAACCAAGAGTTGCGGCAGAAGATTCACGCAATGGTGCGGAGGATCGAATCTGCGCTTCTCCCCCTTCCGCTTTCCtag